One genomic segment of Longimicrobium sp. includes these proteins:
- a CDS encoding M42 family metallopeptidase: protein MSDFRARDEERTSVSQGDSRPAAARSEPSPAPVVSPGGGTERMEALLRDLCSLPGPTGQEEAVTAWVRREWEGRGEVTATAVGNLFLRIPGRGPRVLLAAHADELSLIVRSVTADGFLRVLPGERDLFSFPYFVGQRFRLLADHGPVVGILATTTGHAMTPEQRGRTELGWDDLFVDVGMTAAEVAEAGIHVGTRMVWDPGIQKVGRLLVGKAMDDRLGVAVLVELSRRLAERAPRFDVTFALTVQEEIGMIGASSVARDGRAFDIGFIIDNGLAGDIPTVQDEHVPVRLGGGPALVHRDSSVHYSRRLIARMHAVAEAHGIPVQDVVLYHYSSDGAHLVRQGMETLLVAPPIRYSHSPFEAVDPRDVEHAVRLFEAFLTEATPE from the coding sequence ATGAGCGACTTCAGGGCCCGCGACGAGGAACGAACGAGCGTGAGCCAGGGCGATTCCCGGCCCGCCGCCGCTCGTTCCGAACCGTCCCCGGCACCGGTGGTGAGCCCCGGCGGAGGCACGGAGCGGATGGAGGCGCTGCTGCGCGACCTCTGCTCGCTTCCCGGGCCCACCGGGCAGGAAGAGGCGGTGACGGCCTGGGTGCGCCGCGAGTGGGAGGGCCGCGGCGAGGTGACGGCGACCGCGGTGGGCAACCTGTTCCTGCGCATTCCCGGCCGGGGCCCGCGAGTGCTGCTCGCGGCCCATGCGGACGAGCTGTCGCTGATCGTCCGCTCGGTGACGGCCGACGGCTTCCTGCGCGTGCTGCCGGGCGAGCGCGACCTCTTCTCCTTCCCGTACTTCGTGGGCCAGCGCTTCCGGCTGCTGGCGGACCACGGCCCCGTCGTCGGCATTTTGGCGACGACCACGGGCCACGCCATGACCCCCGAGCAGCGCGGACGCACCGAGCTGGGGTGGGACGACCTGTTCGTGGACGTGGGGATGACCGCCGCCGAGGTGGCGGAGGCCGGCATTCACGTCGGCACGCGGATGGTGTGGGACCCCGGCATCCAGAAGGTGGGCCGGCTGCTGGTGGGCAAGGCGATGGACGACCGGCTGGGCGTGGCCGTTCTGGTGGAGCTTTCGCGACGGCTGGCGGAACGGGCGCCCCGCTTCGACGTCACGTTCGCGCTCACCGTCCAGGAAGAGATCGGGATGATCGGGGCGAGCAGCGTGGCGCGCGACGGTCGGGCGTTCGACATCGGCTTCATCATCGACAACGGGCTGGCCGGCGACATTCCCACGGTGCAGGACGAGCACGTTCCCGTTCGCCTGGGCGGTGGACCGGCGCTGGTGCACCGCGATTCGTCCGTCCACTACTCGCGCCGGCTGATCGCCCGGATGCACGCGGTGGCGGAAGCGCACGGCATCCCCGTGCAGGACGTAGTCTTGTATCACTACTCGTCCGACGGTGCGCACCTGGTGCGGCAGGGGATGGAGACGCTGCTGGTGGCGCCGCCCATCCGCTACTCGCACTCGCCGTTCGAGGCCGTGGACCCGCGCGACGTGGAGCACGCCGTCCGCCTGTTCGAGGCCTTTCTGACGGAGGCCACGCCGGAGTGA